From a single Brassica napus cultivar Da-Ae chromosome C9, Da-Ae, whole genome shotgun sequence genomic region:
- the LOC106435841 gene encoding uncharacterized protein LOC106435841: MPYESLEELKIIFNGDQNFQRMCEAAVRTKMVDVFLEEDDVNDDASHANETVGDALLMRHGEIRLEQTFDAITEFKEAIVDYVLKTRRNVKFTRWGSEKSEVRCTIGEGCPFRIYCSYEKPIKLFMAKFCNDEHSCDKDGFTKVVKDGVIAKLFLNDFRRNPDLMPQAMQQTLEDRYDLVVTHNQCRKAKGKALKMIQDEDDEQFARFRDYETELLRTNPESTIELGTVAGVEGVDLFDRFYPLEEMQTISSIQLLGAVVQVENTDNWVWFIAKLKADLGIGDGEGFTLIPDRQKGLLIVVDQELPKIEHRMCARHIYGNLTRVHPGRAIMKKIFWKIAKAYTVAEYDEGIEEMRQSVLGVYETLMEKNPQTCSRAYFTGTACYEVVHNNFSETYNNTINTAREMPLVEMLETIRRLAMVRTDLRKEKMKKHKGKYSKKVAKTIEEESKHKNNCRAVARANGQFDVRENNLGHSGHMTRRTCTCRKWDMTGIPCRHALRVIMLHAYEVEI, from the exons ATGCCGTATGAGAGTCTTGAAGAGCTAAAGATCATATTTAATGGTGACCAAAATTTTCAGAGGATGTGTGAAGCAGCTGTACGGACGAAAATGGTTGATGTGTTTCTCGAGGAAGATGATGTTAATGATGATGCTTCTCATGCTAATGAGACCGTGGGAGATGCGCTTCTCATGCGACA TGGAGAGATCAGGCTGGAGCAGACGTTTGATGCCATCACTGAGTTCAAAGAAGCCATTGTCGATTATGTGCTTAAAACAAGACGGAATGTGAAGTTCACTAGATGGGGATCCGAAAAATCTGAAGTGAGGTGTACAATTGGTGAAGGTTGTCCTTTTAGGATATATTGTTCGTATGAGAAACCAATAAAATTGTTCATGGCTAAGTTCTGCAATGATGAGCATTCTTGTGACAAGGACGGGTTTACCAAAGTGGTGAAGGACGGTGTAATTGCAAAATTGTTCTTGAATGACTTTAGAAGAAATCCTGATTTGATgccacaagcaatgcaacaaaCTCTTGAGGACCGATATGACTTGGTTGTGACACATAACCAGTGTAGAAAAGCAAAGGGGAAGGCTTTAAAGATGATTCAAGATGAAGACGATGAGCAATTTGCAAGGTTCAGAGACTACGAAACAGAGCTGTTGAG AACTAATCCAGAGTCGACTATTGAGCTTGGGACAGTGGCTGGAGTTGAAGGAGTTGATTTATTCGATCGTTTCTAT CCGTTGGAAGAGATGCAAACAATCAGCTCTATCCAGTTGCTTGGGGCAGTTGTACAAGTGGAAAACACAGACAATTGGGTATGGTTCATTGCAAAACTCAAAGCTGACCTTGGTATTGGTGATGGAGAAGGATTCACGCTAATACCGGATAGGCAGAAAGGTTTGCTTATTGTTGTGGATCAAGAGCTTCCTAAGATAGAACATCGTATGTGTGCTCGCCATATATATGGCAACCTTACAAGAGTGCATCCGGGCAGGGCAATAATGAAGAAGATCTTTTGGAAAATTGCAAAGGCATACACGGTTGCTGAGTATGATGAAGGAATTGAAGAAATGAGGCAGTCTGTTCTTGGTGTTTATGAAACATTAATGGAAAAAAATCCTCAGACTTGCAGCCGTGCTTACTTCACGGGTACAGCATGTTATGAAGTTGTTCACAACAATTTCTCGGAGACATATAACAACACAATCAACACAGCAAGAGAGATGCCTTTAGTGGAGATGCTTGAGACAATAAGGCGTCTAGCTATGGTACGCACTGATTTACGGAaggaaaaaatgaagaaacacaAGGGGAAATACAGTAAGAAAGTGGCAAAAACCATTGAGGAAGAgtcaaaacacaaaaataattgtCGAGCAGTTGCTAGAGCTAATGGGCAGTTTGATGTGCGTGAGAATAATCTTGGCCATAGTGGCCATATGACAAGAAGGACATGTACATGTCGGAAGTGGGATATGACCGGCATTCCATGTCGCCATGCTCTACGAGTGATCATGCTTCATGCATATGAAGTGGAAATCTGA